One window of Enterobacter sp. RHBSTW-00175 genomic DNA carries:
- the ilvN gene encoding acetolactate synthase small subunit: protein MRRILSVLLENESGALSRVIGLFAQRGYNIESLTVAPTDDPTLSRMTIQTVGDAKVLEQIEKQLHKLVDVLRVSELGQGAYVEREVMLVKIQASGYGREEVKRNTDIFRGQIIDVTPSIYTVQLAGTSDKLDAFLASVRDVAKIVEVARSGVVGLSRGDKIMR, encoded by the coding sequence ATGCGCCGGATATTATCTGTATTACTGGAAAACGAGTCGGGCGCATTGTCTCGCGTCATTGGGCTGTTTGCGCAGCGCGGCTATAACATTGAAAGTCTCACCGTTGCGCCAACCGACGATCCAACGCTTTCACGTATGACTATCCAGACCGTTGGCGATGCCAAAGTCCTGGAGCAGATCGAAAAGCAACTGCATAAGCTGGTTGATGTGCTGCGAGTGAGCGAGTTGGGGCAAGGGGCCTATGTTGAACGTGAAGTTATGCTGGTGAAAATTCAGGCTAGCGGTTACGGCCGCGAAGAGGTCAAACGCAATACAGACATCTTCCGTGGGCAAATTATTGATGTAACACCTTCTATATATACGGTTCAGCTTGCAGGAACGAGCGATAAACTGGATGCTTTCCTGGCGTCCGTTCGCGATGTAGCAAAAATTGTTGAGGTAGCGCGCTCAGGCGTCGTGGGGCTTTCCCGCGGCGACAAAATCATGCGTTAG
- the cra gene encoding catabolite repressor/activator produces MKLDEIARLAGVSRTTASYVINGKAKQYRVSDKTVEKVMAVVREHNYHPNAVAAGLRAGRTRSIGLVIPDLENTSYTRIANYLERQARQRGYQLLIACSEDQPDNEMRCIEHLLQRQVDAIIVSTSLPPEHPFYQRWANDPFPIVALDRALDREHFTSVVGADQDDAEMLAAELRTFPADTVLYLGALPELSVSFLREQGFRTAWKDDPREVHYLYANSYEREAAAQLFEKWLETHPMPQALFTTSFALLQGVMDVTLRRDGKLPSDLAIATFGDNELLDFLQCPVLAVAQRHRDVAERVLEIVLASLDEPRKPKPGLSRIKRNLYRRGILSRH; encoded by the coding sequence GTGAAACTGGATGAAATCGCCCGGCTCGCCGGCGTGTCACGAACTACGGCGAGCTATGTGATTAACGGTAAAGCAAAGCAGTACCGTGTCAGCGATAAGACCGTTGAAAAAGTTATGGCGGTGGTTCGTGAACATAACTACCATCCGAATGCTGTCGCAGCCGGCCTACGCGCCGGGCGCACCCGCTCCATTGGCCTGGTGATCCCAGACCTGGAAAACACCAGCTATACCCGTATCGCCAACTACCTTGAACGCCAGGCGCGTCAGCGTGGTTATCAGTTGTTGATTGCCTGCTCGGAAGATCAGCCAGATAACGAGATGCGTTGCATTGAACACCTTCTGCAACGGCAGGTAGATGCGATCATCGTCTCAACTTCTTTACCACCAGAGCATCCATTCTATCAGCGCTGGGCAAATGATCCGTTCCCCATCGTCGCGCTTGACCGTGCGCTTGACCGGGAACACTTCACCAGTGTGGTGGGTGCTGATCAGGACGATGCTGAAATGCTGGCTGCTGAGCTACGCACCTTTCCGGCCGACACTGTGCTGTACCTGGGTGCCTTACCTGAGCTTTCAGTGAGCTTCCTGCGTGAGCAGGGGTTCCGCACAGCCTGGAAAGATGACCCTCGCGAGGTGCATTACCTCTATGCCAACAGCTATGAGCGCGAAGCAGCAGCCCAGTTATTCGAAAAATGGCTCGAAACGCACCCGATGCCACAAGCGCTGTTCACCACCTCGTTTGCGCTGTTGCAGGGTGTGATGGACGTGACCTTGCGTCGTGACGGAAAGCTGCCTTCTGATCTGGCCATTGCGACTTTTGGTGACAACGAGCTTCTCGACTTCCTTCAGTGTCCTGTTCTTGCTGTGGCTCAGCGCCACCGTGATGTGGCAGAGCGCGTACTTGAGATAGTCCTGGCAAGCCTTGATGAGCCACGTAAGCCGAAACCAGGTCTGTCCCGAATCAAACGTAATCTCTATCGTCGTGGAATTCTGAGTCGTCACTAA
- the mraZ gene encoding division/cell wall cluster transcriptional repressor MraZ: protein MFRGATLVNLDSKGRLSVPTRYRDQLIENASGQMVCTIDINHPCLLLYPLPEWEIIEQKLSRLSSMNPQERRVQRLLLGHASECQMDNAGRLLIAPVLRQHAGLTKEVMLVGQFNKFELWDETTWYQQVKEDIDAEQSDSATLSERLQDLSL, encoded by the coding sequence ATGTTCCGTGGAGCAACGTTAGTCAATCTCGACAGCAAAGGGCGTTTATCGGTTCCAACACGATACCGCGACCAGCTGATTGAGAACGCTTCAGGTCAAATGGTTTGCACCATTGACATCAACCACCCCTGCCTGCTGCTTTACCCCTTGCCTGAATGGGAAATTATTGAGCAAAAGCTGTCGCGACTGTCGAGCATGAACCCGCAGGAACGCCGCGTGCAGCGGCTGTTATTGGGACATGCCAGTGAGTGTCAGATGGATAACGCGGGGCGATTACTGATTGCGCCTGTGTTGCGGCAACATGCCGGTCTGACAAAAGAAGTGATGCTGGTCGGCCAGTTCAACAAGTTTGAACTGTGGGATGAAACGACCTGGTATCAACAGGTCAAGGAAGATATCGACGCTGAGCAATCTGATTCCGCAACATTGTCGGAACGATTGCAGGACTTGTCTCTATAA